GAATCAGGACTCCTAAGGCTTTTCTTACTTACTATTGGCTCAGGGATTCCCATATAACCCATTTCAATCTCATCCATGCCTTTGACCTCATATATTTTAAGGGAATGGCTTTTTATGTCAACCTTAGGAAGCATTACCGACTTGCCCATTGAAATGGCTTTTCTTATCATATCCAATGTATCTACCTCGGACCTCACCGATGCATAAAACAATATGCTTTTTGCATCCTTGAACTCCTTAAGGGAGAAAAGCCTTTTCCCTATAGCCGAATCCTTGAGCCTTTTAGTGTGAGGAGGTATCCCATTCCTTTTTTTCAGGACATCTGCCCTTATCCTTTTTTTTGGGAGCATCTTATTGACTCCTGCATAATAATGTCCTCTTTTCGCTGTCATTCCTGCTTGTCAGGAATCCTTCCGAAGAAAGATGCCGAACAAGTCGGCATGACATACGAGGGACAAGCCATGATTTTAATCACTCTCGATCCTTTTTTTAATCTCTTTTATTTCGCTCAAAAGAAGCTCATTAAAGGGTGTAGTGCCTTCCATATCAGACTTGATAATTTCAGGGTTAAAGCTCACCCTGCCTGCCAATGTCATATCTCCGATATTTTGTTTTATGAATGACATATCGTTTTCGGATGTGATTTTATTTGCAATGACATAGAGCTTTTTGATGCCAAGCTCTTCTGCCATCTTTCTGATAGTAAGTGCAGTCTGGATGCTTCTTCCGCCTGGCTCTACAACGATAATGAATGCATCCACGGCAGATGCAGTGCCTCTTGTGAGATGCTCTATGCCTGCCTCCATGTCAACGATGACGACCTCGTCTCTTTCTGTAATAAGATGCTTTATAAGTCTTCTCAGGAGCACATTTTCCGGGCAGTAACAGCCTGATGCGGCTTCCTTAGACCTTCCTGTTATGAGAAGCATTATGCCATTAAATCTTTTTCCAAACTCCTCAGGTATGTCATCGACACGAGGGTTAAGCTTGAATATTCCACCTATAGCCCCGGGCCTTGCACCTGTCCTTTCCTCTATAAGGTCAGCCATATCTGCTATTGGCAAGATTTCTGATATCTCAGATGGGCTCAGTCCGAATGCAGATGCCAGATTTGCATCCGGGTCTGCATCGACTGCGAGCACCTTTTTGCCCTCTTTCGAGAATACATAACTCAATGAGGCGGCTATCGTGGTTTTACCGACACCACCTTTACCTGTTACTGCTATTTTCATAGATAAAGATGGTAACATTTCAGAGGAAAATCTGTCAAAAATCAGGCAGAAACCTTATTTTCGGGTTGACAGATAAGGCTTTTGGTGGTAATATTTGATTGTGCTTGCAATAAGGGTTATTGCAATAGTCCTTTTTGTAGTTTCGACTGCTTATGCAGACATCTATAGCTATGTAGATGAAAACGGTGTCATCTGCCTTACCGACACACCCACGCGTGAAGCAAAACTAATGCCCCTGCAAAACGATGAAACCCCAAAGCTAAGGAGCTATAACAGCGTCTCCTATCAGTCCATTATAAAAAGCGTGGCTGACAAATACAGCATCGACCCCTCTCTTATACATGCAGTCATAACTACGGAGTCCAATTATAATCAGGGGGCTGTCTCGAGAAAGGGCGCTATGGGACTTATGCAGTTAATGCCTTCTACTGCCTCCCTGATGGGTGTTAGCAACCCATTTCGTCCTGAAGAAAACATAGAGGGTGGAACAAAGTATCTCAGGTACCTTCTCGATAGATTTGGCGGGGACCTCAGGCTTGCCCTTGCCGCATACAATGCAGGACCAGAATATGTCCAGAAATATGGCACAATCCCGCCTATCAGCGAGACAAAGGAATATGTAAAAAAAGTCCTCCTACTTTACAATGGAAACGAAAAGCTGAATGTTCAGTCCCCTGCCACTAAAAAAATCAGAAAGCCAACACCCATCTACAAGGTCATATTGGATGATGGGACGGTAATCTACACAAATACCGATTTCTTAAGCAAAAGCCCAGAGCCCTTCAGGTTTTAATGCAGTTTGAAGGGGACTTTCTTCGGGAAGAGATTCTGAAGCTAAAAGACCATCTCAGTGCAATAATACTATCTCATAATTATCAAAGGGATGAGGTTCAGGATATTGCCGATTTCGTAGGGGACTCTCTTGAGCTTTCACGGACAGCCGCATCCATAGACTGCGATGTCATAGTGTTTTGCGGGGTAAACTTTATGGCAGAAAGCGCCTCTATACTTTCCCCTAAAAAAATCGTCTTACTGCCTGAGCCCGAAGCAGTCTGCCCCATGGCTGACATGATAAGGGTTGACTCTCCACGAAGGCTCTGGAAAACATTTCCGGGCTATGAGGTCCAGCCAGCACTTATATTTCCGATTGAGTTTACCCTGAGGGATATAAAGCAGAAATACCCGGGTGTGCCTGTTGTTACATATGTCAATACAACTGCAGAGGTAAAGGCAGAAAGCGATATCTGCTGTACCTCATCGAATGTAGTAAAGGTTGTGGAATCACTGCCTGACGAAAGGGTCATATGCATCCCTGACAGAAACCTCTCGATGTGGGCACAAATGAACACTAAAAAACAGGTCATCTCATGGGATGGCTTCTGCCATGTTCATGACAGGGTCACACTTTCCGATGCCCTAAAGGCTAAGGAAAACCACCCTGATGCCCTGCTCATGGCACACCCTGAATGCAAGTTAGAGGTACTCCGTGTAGCAGACCATGTCACAAGCACATCGGGAATGCTTAGGTTCGCAAAGGCATCGGAGCATAGAGAGTTCATTGTTGGAACGGAATTAGGGCTCATGCATAGACTCAGAAAAGAAAACCCGGAGAAGACTTTCTACCCTTTAAGAAAAGATATGATCTGTCCTAATATGAAAAAAACTACATTGAAAAGCATCCTTCGTGCCTTAAAGGAGATGAATTATGTTATAAAGGTTCCCGAACACATAAGGGTCCCTGCCGAAAAAGCACTTTTGATGATGCTTGAGATTAAATAGAGAAGCTTATAAGCTTTTAGTCAGCAGAT
This region of Nitrospirota bacterium genomic DNA includes:
- a CDS encoding 5-formyltetrahydrofolate cyclo-ligase, giving the protein MTAKRGHYYAGVNKMLPKKRIRADVLKKRNGIPPHTKRLKDSAIGKRLFSLKEFKDAKSILFYASVRSEVDTLDMIRKAISMGKSVMLPKVDIKSHSLKIYEVKGMDEIEMGYMGIPEPIVSKKSLRSPDSADIVIMPGIAFDPSGGRLGYGKGYYDRMLSGRHGILKTALAYEEQIVRNIPTELYDIKVDSIITEKRTIWTKKRLKKE
- the nadA gene encoding quinolinate synthase, giving the protein MQFEGDFLREEILKLKDHLSAIILSHNYQRDEVQDIADFVGDSLELSRTAASIDCDVIVFCGVNFMAESASILSPKKIVLLPEPEAVCPMADMIRVDSPRRLWKTFPGYEVQPALIFPIEFTLRDIKQKYPGVPVVTYVNTTAEVKAESDICCTSSNVVKVVESLPDERVICIPDRNLSMWAQMNTKKQVISWDGFCHVHDRVTLSDALKAKENHPDALLMAHPECKLEVLRVADHVTSTSGMLRFAKASEHREFIVGTELGLMHRLRKENPEKTFYPLRKDMICPNMKKTTLKSILRALKEMNYVIKVPEHIRVPAEKALLMMLEIK
- a CDS encoding AAA family ATPase is translated as MKIAVTGKGGVGKTTIAASLSYVFSKEGKKVLAVDADPDANLASAFGLSPSEISEILPIADMADLIEERTGARPGAIGGIFKLNPRVDDIPEEFGKRFNGIMLLITGRSKEAASGCYCPENVLLRRLIKHLITERDEVVIVDMEAGIEHLTRGTASAVDAFIIVVEPGGRSIQTALTIRKMAEELGIKKLYVIANKITSENDMSFIKQNIGDMTLAGRVSFNPEIIKSDMEGTTPFNELLLSEIKEIKKRIESD
- a CDS encoding lytic transglycosylase domain-containing protein codes for the protein MIVLAIRVIAIVLFVVSTAYADIYSYVDENGVICLTDTPTREAKLMPLQNDETPKLRSYNSVSYQSIIKSVADKYSIDPSLIHAVITTESNYNQGAVSRKGAMGLMQLMPSTASLMGVSNPFRPEENIEGGTKYLRYLLDRFGGDLRLALAAYNAGPEYVQKYGTIPPISETKEYVKKVLLLYNGNEKLNVQSPATKKIRKPTPIYKVILDDGTVIYTNTDFLSKSPEPFRF